Proteins encoded within one genomic window of bacterium:
- a CDS encoding universal stress protein: MPKITRILVPIDFSPASLKALDYAADFAQPLKAELCALFVVEPIYYAVPDLAGAAAGASVGLLEEQRKSGKQQLERLQTRYARKRVKLRTLLQTGTPYQAIVDTAKSVKANLIVMSTHGRTGMTHLLLGSVAERVVRSSPVPVLTIRVK, translated from the coding sequence ATGCCCAAGATCACCCGCATCCTGGTGCCGATCGACTTCTCCCCCGCCTCACTGAAGGCGCTCGACTACGCCGCCGACTTCGCCCAGCCGCTGAAGGCCGAGCTGTGCGCGCTGTTCGTGGTCGAGCCGATCTACTACGCGGTGCCCGACCTCGCCGGCGCCGCCGCCGGCGCCTCCGTCGGCCTGCTCGAGGAGCAGCGCAAGAGCGGCAAACAGCAGCTCGAACGCCTGCAGACGCGCTACGCGCGCAAGCGCGTCAAGCTGCGCACCCTGCTGCAGACCGGCACCCCCTACCAGGCGATCGTCGACACCGCGAAGTCGGTGAAGGCGAACCTGATCGTCATGTCGACCCACGGCCGCACCGGCATGACCCACCTGCTGCTCGGCAGCGTCGCCGAACGGGTCGTGCGCTCGTCGCCGGTTCCCGTGCTGACGATCCGGGTGAAGTAG
- a CDS encoding class I SAM-dependent methyltransferase: MAITQPLSESGAANVTGRPRTVRRVTARLQGVDRALLRAFLRFAGDPPLRCVLPDETVIDPPHGEVVGTVRFRDRPTLYAMLRMPEIGFGEGYTDGRIEIEGDLVEVVAAAYRTPPSPLIERLFFSARKPRANSLRGSRHNIHQHYDLGNDFYRLWLDERMLYTCAYYPTPAATLEEAQVAKMHHVCRKVALRPGERVVEAGCGWGALALHMARHYGVTVRAFNISHEQIAYAREQAERQGLGDRVEFVEDDYRNVTGTYDCFMSVGMLEHVGVANYGTLGALIDRCLEPHGRGLIHTIGRSRPARLNAWVEKHIFPGGQPPSLGQMAAIFEPAGLSVLDVENLRLHYERTAAEWLRRFEARADDVQRMFDARFVRAWRLYLAGTTVAFRLGLLQLYQVVFARQRHNGIPWTRAHVYADGC; the protein is encoded by the coding sequence ATGGCGATCACGCAGCCGCTGTCCGAGAGTGGAGCCGCCAACGTCACCGGTCGTCCGCGAACGGTTCGCCGGGTGACCGCCCGCCTGCAGGGGGTCGACCGCGCGCTCCTGCGCGCCTTCCTGCGCTTCGCCGGCGACCCGCCCCTGCGCTGCGTCCTGCCCGACGAGACGGTGATCGATCCGCCCCACGGCGAGGTGGTCGGCACGGTCCGCTTTCGCGACCGACCGACGCTCTACGCGATGCTGCGGATGCCGGAGATCGGGTTCGGCGAGGGCTACACCGACGGCCGGATCGAGATCGAGGGCGACCTCGTCGAGGTGGTCGCCGCCGCCTATCGCACGCCGCCGTCGCCGTTGATCGAGCGGCTGTTCTTCTCCGCGCGCAAGCCGCGCGCCAACTCGCTGCGCGGCTCGCGCCACAACATCCACCAGCACTACGACCTCGGCAACGACTTCTACCGCCTGTGGCTCGACGAGCGGATGCTCTACACCTGCGCGTACTACCCGACGCCAGCGGCGACCCTGGAGGAGGCGCAGGTGGCGAAGATGCACCACGTCTGCCGCAAGGTGGCGCTGCGCCCCGGCGAGCGGGTGGTCGAGGCCGGCTGCGGCTGGGGCGCGCTGGCGCTGCACATGGCGCGGCACTACGGGGTCACCGTACGCGCCTTCAACATCTCGCACGAGCAGATCGCCTACGCGCGCGAGCAGGCGGAGCGGCAGGGCCTCGGCGATCGCGTCGAGTTCGTCGAGGACGACTATCGCAACGTCACCGGCACCTACGACTGCTTCATGTCGGTCGGCATGCTCGAGCACGTCGGCGTCGCCAACTACGGCACCCTCGGCGCGCTCATCGATCGCTGCCTCGAGCCGCACGGCCGCGGCCTCATCCACACCATCGGCCGCAGCCGGCCGGCGCGCCTCAATGCCTGGGTCGAGAAGCACATCTTCCCCGGCGGCCAACCGCCGTCGCTGGGGCAGATGGCGGCGATCTTCGAGCCCGCCGGGCTCTCGGTGCTCGACGTCGAGAACCTGCGCCTGCACTACGAGCGCACCGCCGCCGAGTGGCTGCGGCGCTTCGAGGCGCGCGCCGACGACGTGCAGCGGATGTTCGACGCCCGCTTCGTCCGCGCCTGGCGGCTCTATCTCGCCGGCACCACCGTCGCCTTCCGCCTCGGCCTGCTCCAGCTCTACCAGGTGGTGTTCGCGCGCCAGCGCCACAACGGCATTCCCTGGACGCGGGCGCACGTGTACGCGGACGGGTGCTGA
- a CDS encoding CBS domain-containing protein: MQVSLWMKEKPYCVTANDRLDDVARAMSEGGFRHAPVVDPAGHLVGMLSDRDLREHKGYLPTTRVSAAMSEPAITIGPDEPIERAAHLMRQHTIGALPVVDAQRRVIGILTETDILDGLLDGIGVGEHAARIDFTFTSPRQSFAEVVQAVEQAGATVLGLGTFQATGDGSGARRFFVRVTAPRIEAVIEALSRADILIDAVQHLKVRAA, encoded by the coding sequence ATGCAGGTCTCTCTGTGGATGAAGGAGAAGCCGTACTGCGTGACCGCGAACGACCGACTCGATGACGTGGCGCGGGCGATGTCCGAGGGCGGCTTCCGCCACGCGCCGGTGGTCGACCCGGCAGGGCATCTGGTCGGCATGCTCAGCGACCGCGACCTGCGCGAGCACAAGGGGTACCTGCCGACGACGCGGGTCAGCGCCGCGATGAGCGAGCCGGCCATCACCATCGGGCCGGACGAGCCGATCGAGCGCGCCGCGCACCTCATGCGCCAGCACACCATCGGCGCCCTGCCGGTGGTCGACGCGCAGCGCCGGGTCATCGGCATCCTGACCGAAACGGACATCCTCGACGGCCTGCTCGACGGCATCGGCGTCGGCGAGCACGCCGCGCGCATCGACTTCACCTTCACCTCGCCGCGCCAGAGCTTCGCCGAGGTCGTGCAGGCGGTCGAGCAGGCCGGCGCGACGGTGCTCGGCCTCGGCACCTTCCAGGCCACCGGCGACGGCAGCGGCGCGCGCCGCTTCTTCGTCCGCGTCACCGCGCCGCGGATCGAGGCCGTGATCGAGGCGCTCAGCCGTGCCGACATCCTCATCGACGCCGTGCAGCATCTGAAGGTGCGCGCGGCCTGA
- a CDS encoding ribosome-associated translation inhibitor RaiA translates to MQVHLSFRDMEPSPAVEERVRERAARLERYYDRITACRVVVESPHHHHHKGQLYRVRIDLTVPEHTIIVDGRSADGSHQDVYVAIRDAFDTARRELEDWVRRRRPH, encoded by the coding sequence ATGCAGGTGCATCTGTCGTTTCGCGACATGGAGCCATCGCCGGCCGTCGAGGAGCGGGTACGCGAGCGCGCCGCTCGCCTCGAGCGCTACTACGATCGGATCACCGCCTGCCGGGTGGTGGTCGAATCGCCGCACCACCACCATCACAAAGGACAACTGTATCGCGTCCGCATCGACCTGACGGTGCCGGAGCACACCATCATCGTCGACGGGCGCTCCGCCGACGGGTCGCACCAGGACGTGTACGTGGCGATCCGCGACGCCTTCGACACCGCCCGCCGCGAGCTCGAGGACTGGGTCCGTCGGCGCCGCCCGCACTGA
- a CDS encoding wax ester/triacylglycerol synthase family O-acyltransferase, whose amino-acid sequence MEHQAERLRGEDLTFWWLDSPQQPTTMAMLMLLDRPPDRERLRAALRRSIAAVPRLTQRVRDAPLDLTLPHWEDDPTFDLDYHLRHHAVPGGAWAELLRELGPAYETPFDRSRPLWEARVYDGLADERAALFFKLHHAVADGVGGNAIFAAMTDWDRAGSADADAASPAAGRKGAWPRPQGFGEQLVEALRDRVELDLERAAAAARTLVDTVQHPGQIARALTALRSLAETIRFDSHSPLKGAAGRARRLSGMALPFADMRALKAALGGTMIDVICTVMARAMRSWHRAHRLGEVRELLTLVPINLRRPEEWTEKAATGNVATGILVRLPIAIDDPLATFHAVRARIEAAKADPSANASPILAEALSVLPRSLITWLTEGTFGNLDFIVTNVPGILVPRYLAGAEILAAYPFAPVAVRSPASVALYGYRDALFIGITSDMATMPDVERFERAVERAFRELQAAAGIEPPAARRRRSRAATPRGRGSRRSHARRA is encoded by the coding sequence ATGGAGCATCAAGCAGAACGCCTGCGGGGCGAGGACCTGACGTTCTGGTGGCTCGATTCGCCGCAGCAGCCGACCACGATGGCGATGCTCATGCTGCTCGATCGGCCGCCGGACCGCGAGCGCCTGCGGGCCGCCCTGCGGCGGAGCATCGCCGCGGTGCCGCGGCTGACGCAGCGCGTCCGCGATGCTCCGCTCGACCTGACCTTGCCGCACTGGGAGGACGATCCGACCTTCGACCTCGACTACCACCTCCGCCACCACGCGGTGCCGGGCGGCGCGTGGGCCGAGCTGCTGCGCGAGCTCGGCCCGGCATACGAGACGCCGTTCGACCGCAGCCGTCCCCTGTGGGAGGCGCGGGTGTACGACGGCCTGGCCGACGAGCGCGCGGCGCTCTTCTTCAAGCTCCATCACGCGGTCGCCGACGGGGTCGGCGGCAACGCGATCTTCGCCGCGATGACCGACTGGGACCGCGCCGGCAGCGCCGATGCGGATGCGGCGTCGCCCGCGGCGGGGCGCAAAGGGGCGTGGCCGCGCCCGCAGGGCTTCGGCGAGCAGCTCGTCGAGGCGCTGCGCGACCGGGTCGAGCTCGACCTCGAGCGGGCGGCCGCGGCGGCGCGGACGCTGGTCGACACCGTGCAGCACCCCGGCCAGATCGCGCGCGCGCTCACCGCCCTGCGCTCGCTGGCGGAGACCATCCGTTTCGACAGCCACTCGCCGCTCAAGGGCGCGGCCGGCCGGGCGCGGCGCCTGAGCGGCATGGCGCTGCCCTTCGCGGACATGCGGGCGCTCAAGGCGGCGCTGGGCGGGACGATGATCGACGTCATCTGCACCGTCATGGCCCGCGCCATGCGGAGCTGGCATCGCGCCCACCGGCTGGGTGAGGTTCGCGAGCTGCTGACGCTGGTGCCGATCAACCTGCGCAGGCCCGAGGAGTGGACCGAGAAGGCCGCCACCGGCAACGTCGCCACCGGCATCCTGGTGCGGCTGCCGATCGCGATCGACGATCCGCTGGCGACCTTTCACGCCGTGCGGGCGCGGATCGAGGCGGCCAAGGCCGATCCCTCCGCCAACGCTTCGCCGATCCTCGCCGAGGCGCTCAGCGTGCTGCCGCGTTCCCTGATCACCTGGCTCACCGAGGGCACGTTCGGCAATCTCGACTTCATCGTCACCAACGTGCCCGGCATTCTGGTGCCCCGCTACCTCGCCGGGGCCGAGATCCTCGCCGCCTACCCGTTCGCGCCGGTGGCCGTGCGCAGCCCGGCGAGCGTCGCGCTGTATGGCTATCGCGACGCGCTGTTCATCGGTATCACGTCGGACATGGCGACGATGCCGGACGTCGAGCGCTTCGAACGCGCCGTCGAGCGAGCCTTCCGCGAGTTGCAGGCGGCGGCCGGCATCGAACCGCCGGCGGCGCGCCGGCGGCGGAGCCGGGCCGCGACTCCGCGCGGCCGCGGCAGCAGGAGGTCGCATGCGCGACGTGCGTAG
- a CDS encoding universal stress protein produces MRTLERIGVGTNFSPQADVALGVAVALARATRAHVDLVHVVHRPPLYERMVLSEQKLLADLQQKATARLQQLASAPAFAGVPIAVHTRTGAPFAELLAVAQEQRHDLIVVGARQRGGLTDLLLGSTAERVLRKAPTPILLAKAPFADPPRCILAPTDFSEASQPALQEAIALARRWQARLVLLHVIEPIVQAYAWASDLAGGEIYVIEPEELQPEWAALLEHLDLTGVQWEQRTIKGDVATTVAAVAQELPADLVVVGTHGRTGLAHALLGSVAEGVARAVERSVLAVRTGSEPFAVP; encoded by the coding sequence ATGCGAACCCTCGAGCGCATCGGCGTCGGCACCAACTTCTCCCCCCAGGCGGACGTGGCGCTCGGCGTCGCCGTGGCGCTGGCCCGCGCCACCCGGGCGCACGTCGACCTCGTGCACGTCGTCCACCGGCCGCCGCTCTACGAGCGCATGGTGCTGTCGGAACAGAAGCTGCTCGCCGACCTGCAGCAGAAGGCGACGGCGCGCCTGCAGCAGTTGGCCAGCGCCCCCGCCTTCGCCGGCGTCCCGATCGCCGTGCACACGCGCACCGGGGCGCCGTTCGCCGAGTTGTTGGCGGTGGCGCAGGAGCAGCGCCACGACCTGATCGTGGTCGGCGCGCGGCAGCGCGGCGGGCTGACCGATCTGCTGCTCGGCAGCACGGCGGAGCGCGTGCTGCGCAAGGCGCCGACGCCGATCCTGCTCGCCAAGGCGCCGTTCGCCGATCCGCCGCGCTGCATTCTGGCGCCGACCGATTTCTCCGAGGCATCGCAGCCGGCGCTGCAGGAGGCGATCGCGCTCGCCCGCCGTTGGCAGGCGCGGTTGGTGCTGCTGCACGTCATCGAGCCGATCGTCCAGGCGTACGCCTGGGCGAGCGACCTCGCCGGCGGCGAGATCTACGTCATCGAACCGGAGGAGTTGCAGCCGGAATGGGCGGCGCTGCTCGAGCACCTCGACCTGACGGGCGTGCAGTGGGAGCAGCGGACGATCAAGGGCGACGTCGCCACCACCGTCGCCGCGGTGGCGCAGGAGCTGCCCGCCGACCTGGTGGTCGTCGGCACGCACGGCCGCACCGGCCTGGCGCACGCCCTGCTCGGCAGCGTCGCCGAGGGCGTCGCCCGCGCCGTCGAGCGCAGCGTGCTCGCGGTCCGCACCGGCAGCGAGCCGTTCGCGGTCCCGTGA
- a CDS encoding NAD(P)/FAD-dependent oxidoreductase, whose amino-acid sequence MESADVLIVGGGPAGSTAAWALRQQGADVLVWDRASFPRDKICAGWITPHVVAALGLDLSAYAAGGRTCQPIRGFQVSRQGDREARVRYPDVVSYGIRRCELDHYLLARAGARRHLGEPVRTLVRRDGHWVVNDAVRAPVLIGAGGHFCPVAQRLGARLGHGEPIIAAQETEFAIPAAGSGYRVDPDLPEIFFTRDLKGYGWVFRKGDHINIGLGRQGNAHLAQHVAAFVDWLAARGTVPATLGGTLKGHPYLLYGQAPRPLSGDGALLVGDAAGLAYPKSGEGIRPAVESALLAARAIAGAGGRVDAGARDAYERAVVDRFGPRQAAPSLLDRLPSALLAALAGRLFGQRWFARRVVLDDWFFHARQAPLAAPA is encoded by the coding sequence ATGGAATCGGCTGACGTCCTCATTGTCGGCGGCGGTCCCGCCGGCTCGACGGCGGCGTGGGCGCTGCGCCAGCAGGGCGCGGACGTCCTGGTCTGGGATCGCGCGTCGTTTCCGCGCGACAAGATCTGCGCCGGCTGGATCACGCCGCACGTGGTGGCGGCGCTGGGCCTCGATCTTTCGGCCTACGCGGCGGGCGGGCGGACCTGCCAGCCGATCCGCGGCTTCCAGGTGAGCCGGCAGGGCGACCGCGAAGCGCGCGTCCGCTACCCCGATGTCGTCAGCTACGGCATCCGGCGCTGCGAGCTCGACCACTACCTGCTGGCGCGCGCCGGAGCGCGCCGGCATCTCGGCGAGCCGGTGCGGACGCTGGTCCGGCGCGACGGCCACTGGGTGGTCAACGACGCCGTGCGGGCGCCGGTGCTGATCGGCGCCGGCGGCCACTTCTGTCCGGTGGCGCAGCGGCTCGGGGCCCGGCTCGGCCACGGCGAGCCGATCATCGCCGCCCAGGAGACGGAGTTCGCGATTCCGGCCGCGGGCAGCGGCTACCGCGTCGACCCCGATTTGCCGGAGATCTTCTTCACGCGCGACCTCAAGGGCTACGGCTGGGTGTTCCGCAAGGGCGACCACATCAACATCGGCCTCGGCCGGCAGGGCAACGCGCATCTCGCCCAGCACGTCGCCGCCTTCGTCGACTGGCTGGCGGCGCGCGGCACCGTGCCGGCAACGCTGGGCGGCACGCTGAAGGGCCATCCCTACCTGCTCTACGGCCAGGCGCCGCGGCCGCTCTCCGGCGATGGGGCGCTGCTGGTCGGCGACGCCGCCGGCCTCGCCTATCCGAAGAGCGGCGAGGGTATCCGGCCGGCGGTGGAGTCGGCCCTGTTGGCGGCGCGGGCGATCGCCGGCGCCGGCGGTCGCGTCGATGCCGGCGCCCGCGACGCCTACGAGCGCGCCGTGGTCGATCGCTTCGGCCCGCGGCAGGCGGCGCCCAGCCTGCTCGACCGCCTGCCGTCCGCGCTGCTCGCCGCGCTCGCCGGCCGGTTGTTCGGCCAGCGCTGGTTCGCGCGCCGCGTCGTCCTCGACGACTGGTTCTTCCACGCCCGGCAGGCGCCGCTGGCGGCGCCTGCCTGA
- a CDS encoding DUF2267 domain-containing protein has protein sequence MNDRAFFREVAARLRCDERRAEAITYVVFQELRARITPKEASNVAAQLPTGLKKLWLENERDDRPVERLHLPEFIGRVRQHAALPDDAEAQRGTRAVFAVLQHLLGSPSGTEGEAWDVFSQLPKDLKRLWLDASRAP, from the coding sequence ATGAACGATCGCGCCTTCTTTCGCGAAGTAGCCGCCCGCCTGCGCTGCGACGAGCGGCGTGCCGAAGCCATCACCTATGTCGTCTTCCAGGAGCTGCGGGCGCGCATCACGCCCAAGGAAGCGAGCAACGTGGCGGCCCAGCTTCCCACCGGCCTGAAGAAGCTGTGGCTCGAGAACGAGCGCGACGACCGCCCGGTCGAGCGCCTGCACCTGCCGGAGTTCATCGGCCGCGTTCGCCAGCACGCCGCCCTGCCGGACGACGCCGAGGCGCAGCGCGGCACCCGCGCCGTCTTCGCCGTCCTGCAGCATCTGCTCGGCAGCCCGAGCGGCACCGAGGGCGAGGCCTGGGACGTCTTCAGCCAGCTTCCCAAGGATCTCAAGCGCCTGTGGCTGGACGCCAGCCGCGCGCCGTAG